One part of the Borreliella afzelii genome encodes these proteins:
- a CDS encoding lipid II:glycine glycyltransferase FemX, with amino-acid sequence MIIKKIETKEIEENYLQSELWALIKTTKNSNWKALAFKSDVLGKIVVMQRRLFKNFYLAYIPHPEFSNKTLKNINIDKISKNIKEFSIKIKPYLHKNTIFLRFDLMYYYQRTLNDTYSPLKIKIKYLKKSFDDIQPSNTTILNLNNSLENILLNMKKKTRYNIKLSTKKNLNIIIDDKFEHLNAFYKLYKETSKRDKFAIHSEEYIQNLIKIFKQDKNAQIKLIIAFYNNIIISGIIIGIYKEKAVYLYGASSKDYRNLMPNYAVQFKAIQILKNLEIKEYDLLGIPPIANKNHPLSGLFGFKTGFGGNIIHRIGCYDFIYKNFIYKIYTNLEKLRYFYYKVIRKKI; translated from the coding sequence ATGATTATTAAAAAAATAGAAACAAAAGAAATAGAAGAAAATTATCTTCAAAGCGAACTGTGGGCATTAATAAAAACAACAAAAAACAGCAATTGGAAAGCCTTGGCATTTAAAAGTGATGTTCTTGGTAAAATTGTTGTAATGCAAAGAAGACTGTTTAAAAATTTTTACTTAGCATACATTCCCCATCCAGAATTCTCAAACAAAACTCTTAAGAACATTAATATTGACAAAATCAGCAAAAATATTAAAGAATTTAGCATAAAAATAAAACCCTACTTACATAAAAATACAATTTTTTTAAGATTTGATTTAATGTATTACTATCAAAGAACACTAAATGACACATACTCTCCACTAAAAATTAAAATTAAATATCTAAAAAAATCATTTGATGACATACAACCTTCAAACACAACAATATTAAACTTAAATAATTCTCTTGAGAATATTTTGCTTAATATGAAAAAAAAAACAAGATACAACATAAAGCTCAGCACAAAAAAAAATCTGAATATAATAATAGATGATAAATTTGAACATTTAAATGCATTTTACAAACTCTACAAAGAAACTAGCAAAAGAGATAAATTTGCTATCCACTCAGAAGAATATATACAAAACCTCATTAAAATATTCAAACAAGACAAAAATGCTCAAATAAAATTGATAATTGCATTTTACAATAACATAATTATCTCTGGAATAATAATAGGAATTTACAAAGAAAAAGCAGTCTATCTTTATGGGGCTTCTAGCAAAGACTATAGAAATTTAATGCCCAATTACGCAGTGCAATTTAAAGCAATACAAATTTTAAAAAACTTAGAAATAAAAGAATATGATTTATTAGGAATCCCCCCAATTGCAAATAAAAACCATCCCTTATCTGGTCTTTTTGGCTTTAAAACAGGATTTGGAGGAAACATTATTCACAGAATTGGCTGTTATGATTTTATTTACAAAAATTTTATTTATAAGATTTATACAAATCTTGAAAAACTTAGATACTTTTATTACAAAGTAATAAGGAAAAAAATTTAA